A genomic stretch from Dissulfurispira thermophila includes:
- a CDS encoding outer membrane protein assembly factor BamD produces the protein MEKRRMAHSFLLLALCSLLFILASCSGSKGVKKEEGFDPEKYLSRAEILINDKEYEEARKLLLEVKNREMAKKYAPQAQLKIAESYIKDGDIDIGIEEYRKFIELYPDNQYASYAQYQIGMAYFSQIESPDRGSGAAQNALREFIRLKELYPRNPYKEVLELRIEKCRNVIADGEFMVGEFYYKKESYNAAINRLEGLLKQFPDYKRGDEALILLARAYKAANINDKAQETFNKLIEKYPSSRFASEAKKELEKFKGK, from the coding sequence ATGGAAAAACGGCGAATGGCTCATAGTTTTTTGTTACTTGCCCTTTGTTCTCTGCTTTTTATTCTGGCCTCTTGTAGTGGCAGCAAAGGTGTAAAAAAGGAAGAAGGATTTGATCCTGAAAAATATCTGTCAAGGGCTGAGATACTTATAAATGATAAAGAATATGAAGAGGCGAGAAAACTTCTCCTTGAGGTTAAAAACAGGGAGATGGCAAAGAAATATGCCCCACAGGCACAACTTAAGATTGCCGAGTCATATATAAAAGACGGCGATATAGATATTGGAATAGAAGAATACAGGAAGTTTATAGAACTTTACCCTGATAATCAATATGCCTCATATGCGCAGTACCAGATTGGCATGGCATATTTTTCTCAGATTGAATCTCCTGACAGAGGCTCAGGAGCAGCGCAAAATGCCTTGAGGGAATTTATTAGACTAAAGGAATTGTATCCGAGAAATCCTTACAAAGAAGTGCTGGAACTCAGGATAGAGAAATGCAGAAATGTAATTGCAGACGGCGAGTTTATGGTTGGAGAGTTTTATTATAAAAAAGAATCATATAATGCAGCCATAAACAGATTAGAAGGTCTGCTTAAACAATTTCCTGATTACAAAAGAGGTGATGAGGCATTGATTTTATTAGCAAGGGCATATAAGGCAGCTAATATAAATGATAAGGCACAAGAGACATTCAATAAATTAATCGAGAAATATCCCTCAAGTAGATTTGCTTCAGAGGCAAAAAAAGAATTAGAGAAGTTTAAGGGTAAATAA
- a CDS encoding FG-GAP-like repeat-containing protein, translating to MQPVNAQTKELKAKQEASLNVLKNEALSYFEPVTGRVIAVNGKSIKISSDMQKSIKPGMRFHAIKEGVNFIHPVTKEPLGKIEIPVGGIEITEIKGDEISGIIIHGKPEDFLNAKIKIAGTKIKVLFYQGNVDWFLGDAYYQMLKDSGRFELIDTGIETNDIQRLVAEAKTKGAEVVLSLNSEDFTDHINLTQKLFYVSDSKQLSEKKVPVNIAYVKELRFKSGFFGPKEGEVLLSFQLPFGARHIAVGDLDGDGDPDIIIASGDSIRVYRPGVDLKLLWEFKVPSTSEVLWLDTADTNNNKKDEIIITSMYGEDVNSYIYELKDSGFVQLYKSKDTFIRKFGNGIAAQEYTKNNGYDGPVFSLIYSEGTYKKGGAIKLPEGVNIYDFQPVNSSDGKQAILSWDDRGYLNLYNEKGLRIWISKEDFGGFSAKFKRQSPTIMVDRGEWSVKDRLFVKSNEVLAPKRKPLFGMAKGLGYKSSEIRSFWWNGITVEERGLLEEIGGEILDYAVVGDRLIALSKPLFGIRAQNILKGESPFGTMLYIFSLKGR from the coding sequence ATGCAACCTGTCAATGCACAAACAAAAGAATTGAAGGCAAAACAAGAGGCATCGCTAAATGTCTTGAAAAACGAGGCACTTTCTTATTTTGAGCCTGTTACAGGTAGAGTTATCGCGGTCAATGGAAAATCTATAAAAATAAGCAGTGATATGCAAAAATCAATAAAGCCGGGAATGAGGTTTCATGCCATCAAAGAAGGTGTGAATTTTATTCATCCTGTTACCAAAGAACCACTGGGCAAAATCGAAATACCTGTTGGAGGCATAGAAATCACAGAAATAAAAGGAGATGAAATCTCAGGCATAATAATACACGGCAAACCTGAAGATTTCCTGAATGCAAAAATAAAAATAGCTGGTACAAAAATAAAGGTGTTATTCTATCAAGGTAATGTAGATTGGTTTTTAGGTGATGCTTACTATCAAATGCTCAAAGATAGTGGAAGATTCGAATTAATAGATACAGGCATTGAAACCAACGATATACAGAGACTCGTGGCAGAGGCAAAAACAAAGGGCGCTGAGGTAGTGTTATCGCTAAATTCAGAAGACTTTACTGACCATATAAATCTGACACAAAAACTCTTCTATGTGAGTGATTCAAAGCAGCTTTCTGAAAAGAAGGTGCCAGTAAACATCGCATATGTTAAAGAATTAAGATTTAAATCAGGCTTTTTTGGACCAAAAGAAGGAGAGGTCCTTTTATCATTCCAACTCCCGTTTGGTGCAAGACACATTGCAGTTGGTGACCTTGACGGTGATGGAGACCCTGATATAATAATCGCATCAGGGGACTCAATAAGGGTTTACAGACCAGGTGTTGATCTTAAATTGCTATGGGAATTCAAGGTCCCATCAACAAGCGAAGTCCTCTGGCTCGATACTGCTGATACCAATAATAATAAGAAAGACGAGATAATTATTACATCCATGTATGGTGAAGATGTCAACTCATATATATATGAGTTGAAGGATTCAGGATTTGTCCAATTATATAAGTCAAAAGACACATTCATAAGAAAATTTGGCAATGGAATTGCAGCTCAGGAATATACTAAAAACAATGGTTATGATGGACCTGTATTTTCACTTATATATTCTGAAGGAACATACAAAAAAGGTGGTGCTATTAAACTACCTGAAGGAGTAAATATCTATGATTTCCAGCCTGTCAATTCCTCTGATGGAAAACAGGCAATACTTTCGTGGGATGATAGGGGTTATCTTAATCTTTACAATGAAAAAGGCTTAAGGATATGGATAAGCAAGGAAGACTTTGGCGGCTTTTCGGCAAAATTCAAAAGACAGTCTCCCACCATAATGGTTGACAGAGGAGAGTGGTCAGTAAAAGATAGACTCTTTGTAAAAAGCAACGAGGTGCTTGCTCCAAAACGAAAACCTCTGTTTGGCATGGCAAAAGGGCTTGGATATAAGTCATCAGAAATACGGAGTTTCTGGTGGAATGGCATCACAGTTGAAGAGAGGGGATTACTTGAGGAAATAGGCGGAGAGATCCTTGACTATGCTGTAGTAGGCGATAGATTAATAGCACTCTCAAAGCCTTTATTTGGTATAAGGGCACAAAATATCCTGAAAGGTGAAAGCCCCTTTGGCACAATGCTATATATATTTTCCCTGAAAGGACGGTAG
- a CDS encoding Gfo/Idh/MocA family protein encodes MLNIGVIGTGYLGQHHARIYSELGSELGNVRLVGVVDADINRAKEVSNKYGCDAFSDYKAIINKVDALSIVTPTTMHYQMALDCIKAGKDILIEKPITVTVEEANELIDASDKAGTIIQVGHLERFNPVFTTMCALISKPVFIETERLSPFLGRGIDVDITLDLMIHDIDIVLALMRQSSDSDNGGRSRESGEIMRIKDIKAAGTKMLTNNIDIAMAWFEFDNGVQVLMKASRVSPEKLRRMSIFQDNSYLLVDYQDMYIKKFFQQDKENLIGEEIISIERKEPLKEELRDFIKCVISRRRPLVSAVEGRDALKIALQINSAIEQVSK; translated from the coding sequence ATGCTAAATATCGGTGTAATAGGCACAGGGTATCTTGGGCAACATCATGCCCGTATTTATTCAGAGCTTGGCTCTGAATTGGGCAATGTCAGGCTTGTGGGTGTTGTTGATGCTGATATAAACAGGGCTAAAGAGGTATCTAATAAGTATGGATGTGATGCCTTCAGCGACTATAAGGCTATAATTAACAAGGTTGATGCATTGAGTATTGTTACCCCTACGACAATGCATTATCAAATGGCATTGGATTGCATAAAGGCTGGCAAGGATATACTTATCGAAAAGCCTATAACAGTAACTGTTGAGGAAGCGAATGAATTGATTGATGCATCTGATAAGGCTGGGACAATAATTCAGGTTGGGCACCTTGAGCGATTCAATCCTGTGTTTACTACTATGTGCGCACTTATAAGCAAGCCTGTTTTTATCGAGACAGAGAGATTATCTCCTTTTCTTGGAAGGGGAATAGATGTGGATATAACCCTTGACCTGATGATACATGACATAGATATAGTCCTTGCCCTCATGCGTCAATCGTCAGACAGTGATAATGGGGGCAGAAGTAGAGAATCAGGTGAAATTATGCGCATTAAAGACATAAAGGCGGCAGGAACAAAGATGCTCACAAATAACATTGATATTGCTATGGCATGGTTTGAATTTGATAATGGTGTTCAGGTATTAATGAAGGCAAGCAGGGTTTCTCCTGAAAAACTTAGAAGAATGAGTATATTCCAAGACAATTCATACTTGCTTGTTGATTATCAGGATATGTATATAAAGAAATTCTTTCAGCAGGACAAAGAAAATTTGATTGGTGAGGAGATTATAAGCATCGAAAGAAAAGAACCACTTAAGGAAGAATTAAGAGATTTTATAAAATGCGTTATTTCAAGGCGCAGACCTTTGGTTTCTGCAGTTGAGGGCAGGGATGCACTGAAAATTGCACTACAGATAAATTCAGCTATTGAGCAGGTAAGCAAATAA
- a CDS encoding precorrin-2 dehydrogenase/sirohydrochlorin ferrochelatase family protein codes for MTTYYPAFINLIGKKCVVVGGGKIAERKVLSLLNAGANVTVISPDLSSALERYKNRGKIKHIKRGYKKGDIKNAFLVIAATSDEAINSMVSKDAPFLVNVVDRPELANFIVPSVVNRGPMTIAVSTSGASPAMAKAVRKELEVFYNKDFGQYMSFLKQLRERAIKEIPNKKERERFLKDVASREVFNILREKGIIAAKKRVVEKFRLLKKGLC; via the coding sequence ATGACTACTTACTATCCCGCCTTTATAAACCTAATCGGGAAAAAATGTGTTGTTGTTGGCGGTGGAAAGATAGCTGAAAGAAAGGTTTTAAGCCTTCTTAATGCAGGGGCAAATGTTACAGTAATAAGCCCTGACCTTTCATCTGCGCTTGAAAGATATAAGAATAGAGGGAAGATAAAGCACATAAAGAGAGGTTATAAAAAAGGGGATATTAAGAATGCATTTCTGGTTATTGCTGCAACATCTGATGAGGCAATAAATAGCATGGTTTCAAAGGATGCCCCATTTCTTGTTAATGTGGTTGATAGACCCGAGCTTGCAAATTTTATTGTTCCATCTGTTGTGAACAGGGGTCCTATGACAATAGCAGTTTCGACCTCGGGTGCAAGCCCTGCCATGGCAAAGGCAGTGAGAAAAGAGCTTGAAGTTTTTTATAATAAAGACTTTGGACAATATATGAGTTTTCTAAAACAATTGAGGGAAAGGGCAATAAAAGAGATTCCGAATAAAAAAGAAAGGGAGAGGTTTTTGAAGGATGTTGCTTCAAGGGAGGTTTTTAATATTCTCCGTGAAAAAGGGATTATTGCAGCAAAAAAAAGAGTTGTTGAGAAGTTTCGGTTATTGAAGAAAGGCTTATGCTAA